One stretch of Leishmania infantum JPCM5 genome chromosome 22 DNA includes these proteins:
- a CDS encoding putative DNA primase small subunit, whose translation MQAINENSLREFYAHVYPVELITQWLSYRLSQPRLSAGSSVARVKGEQTAVSGEESKDGVLHALGMKAEPCNAVGAASGADDDKEWLDGKGAAAAEGYLARREFCFTLIGDIFTRFRSYRSAEELRAELVRCFPEKIDVGAVYNIRPNQKQGLANVFPVERELVFDIDMSDYDNVRSCCSGKSICSYCWAWMSCAAHVLHTLLRDDFGFKYILPVFSGRRGIHLWVCDRRARRMTNDERTALVGYLTVVAPKTLRSTIVADLANHRLIHPTIRHVLRTQLDRAFTALFVASSSDNPNNIQHHPKAAYIVHDATSAVLKLGRRDALNRFQQHVHFQQGNVLDWATYLRALGSEQEATDILHAVQLLLMYPRLDEHVSTRRDHLLKLPFCVHPGTASLCCPLEWEEVDGFNPTEDAPKLHEMLLSHSLDARWTLPLERMLKAMLTDEDENSS comes from the coding sequence ATGCAGGCCATAAACGAAAACTCGTTGCGCGAGTTTTATGCGCACGTCTACCCCGTTGAGCTTATCACCCAATGGTTATCGTACCGGCTCAGCCAGCCACGTCTTTCTGCGGGCTCTTCCGTGGCGAGGGTGAAAGGTGAGCAGACGGCGGTGTCCGGAGAGGAGAGTAAGGACGGGGTACTCCATGCGCTCGGCATGAAGGCGGAGCCGTGCAATGCCGTGGGTGCTGCCTCAGGCGCTGATGATGACAAGGAGTGGCTGGATGGGAAgggggctgctgccgcggaggGCTATCTGGCACGCCGCGAGTTCTGCTTCACCCTCATCGGCGACATCTTTACACGTTTTCGGAGCTACCGAAgtgccgaggagctgcgcgccgagctggtgCGCTGCTTTCCAGAGAAAATCGACGTGGGCGCCGTGTACAACATCCGACCAAACCAGAAGCAAGGCCTCGCGAACGTCTTCCCGGTGGAGCGGGAGCTCGTGTTCGACATAGACATGTCAGACTACGACAATGTGCGGTCCTGCTGCTCTGGCAAGAGCATCTGCTCCTACTGCTGGGCGTGGATGtcgtgcgcggcgcacgtgctgcaCACTTTGCTGCGCGACGACTTTGGCTTCAAGTACATCCTGCCCGTGTTCTCGGGTCGGCGCGGTATTCACTTGTGGGTGTGCGACCGGCGTGCCAGGCGCATGACAAACGATGAGCGAACGGCGTTGGTCGGGTATTTGACTGTCGTCGCACCCAAGACACTCCGCAGCACCATCGTGGCCGATCTGGCGAACCACCGCCTCATCCACCCAACAATCCGCCACGTGTTGCGCACACAGCTCGACCGCGCCTTCACTGCGCTTTTCGTAGCGTCCTCGAGCGACAACCCCAACAACATTCAGCATCATCCCAAGGCTGCCTACATCGTGCATGACGCTACATCGGCTGTGCTGAAGCTCGGCCGTCGCGACGCCTTGAACCGGTTCCAGCAGCACGTGCACTTCCAGCAAGGCAACGTGCTGGACTGGGCAACCTACCTGCGCGCCCTCGGCTCGGAACAGGAGGCCACAGATATTTTGCACGCCGTGCAGCTTCTTCTCATGTATCCGCGCCTTGACGAGCACGTGAGTACGCGGCGTGATCACCTGCTGAAGCTTCCCTTTTGCGTGCATCCCGGCACGGCCTCCTTGTGCTGCCCACTCGAGTGGGAAGAGGTGGATGGGTTCAACCCAACAGAGGACGCGCCGAAGCTGCACGAAATGCTTCTCAGCCACAGCCTGGATGCTCGGTGGACGCTGCCGCTAGAGCGCATGCTGAAGGCCATGCTCACAGACGAAGACGAGAACTCCTCGTGA